The DNA region aatatttacttaaattattttttgcatagaattatctttggataaatgaattttattactgAGTGCAtaagttttcaattcgcttgaaaTATAGCTAAATacacagaaagtaaaattaacattatggggtCCAAACTTGGGACCATACTCCCAGATTTTTCAGCTACTgaggtcagaaattcgaatccatTAAAGAGGcatgtttgttcagagaaagtgcgtttttatGCCCGATTTTGCAACTTAAAGTAccgtctgcacaaattaattagcatatttgatgtcaccccttcgaaacattaagattgagttctagaacgtgaagatccgatcattagaacaaaagttaatcagggtggttttttattttgctcactgtacatgCAAATCAAGCGCAATTTCTTGTTCTGATTTATGATCATGAactaatttgcaaaaactgtaagggacaaaaaaaaaattaatgttgtgaTATATCTGTTGAAGTGTTGACATAAAAAGTGATGATGATTTAGATGATcaggatatttttttgtaaaaaatgtaccacaataattaaatacctattacatttgttttatattaaaataatttttctcgtATTATAATTTGGATTGACATAACATGAGAAAActtctttttctattaaaacatTCATCTATGTAAGTAACCCCatgctgttaaaaattattataaaatactattcTTCAATGTGTATTTATTAAGAGCAATcttaacattaaacataatatttaatcattaatatgaaatattttgttaatttcatatctattttttttttaaaaatagtcatttCAGGGTTCTCAATAGAAAAACATATTACTTAGTCAAAACATTGAGAGTAACTTTAAATTACTAGTCTTGGGGTACCACTTTAACCTCGTGCAAAATATtaatgtgcaaatattttttggtgaacTTGGTGCTTTTTAATTAACAAGCcttatttaagcaaattatatgcaaaaaattttagttgccTGAGTTGGCAAACGAAAACCGATTTTCAGCTATCTTTAGTTGCTTTATTCTATTCCCTAAATAAAGtctacagtaaataaaatggaaataattaaatgttccTACTTTCTTTCTCACaagataattcaatttaaaccaATTCGAAGTTGTTCTAAAATTTCGTGAATCTTTTTTTCCTATCTCCTCATTTTTCCACCAAGTAGAGCAGTAAAAAGTCTTTCATGTACAGCACAGCCACTTTACACTGCATAGACACTtaccttttcaattttatttaaaaccgtTCGATTAAGAGAATTAACCAccgtgaataaaattaaaatatttgtcgaTGCTCTGGAGTTTGTTTTCacaaaattacagatttttgtttcgaaaaaaatatgaaatatctcattttttaaggcaataatagGTCAGTCTAGGCGTGACTCAATTAGAACAACGATTCAACAGTGATTTAAGAGGTTTTGATATGATAAGATCGGTCAGAAATCCAAGCTGGGTGATTCATAGATTTCTTATTCTCCTCAAAGAGCTGCGTATACATTCGAGTATCTAATAAGATTTTGAGcaatttaatattgcattatggATTACCAGGATAAGAATCCATTATCTGAAAATTAAGTCACTTTTTATGCAGATCAATTATTACAGACCAGtctttataaaaagcaaatatttcaaataagacAAAGGGAGGTTGGCTTCAAGTTCATAAATCTAAACTGctattttaaagtacaatttgcataaaaatttagaaaaatgcattAGTTCAAATCAGaaagtacaataaaatttgTCAGTAATGCTGTCTCGAGAATTGAAGATTTCATACACTACGCTCTTACACGGTGCATTATTTTACGGATATTGCAGTCCATTTGGGTATCTTTGTaactattttacaatatattttttttcaattgggaTTTGAGTTCCCTTTTTGAGCAATGCCGATACTGATTATACAGACTTAAAATTGTCTCAAAtggaattattatataaataaaataacacaacaAAATTGATATCGAGTAATTATAGCGCTAAATTACTATAACACAAATTGCCCTTACAAAATAATAacgcatgcattttaaattacttcagtttaattatattttagattaggGGTTAAGTATTATTCGCATGATAATATCCATAATAACAAGATTAATTCTTTTAAGGGACATACAAATTGATTGTTGCTGTAActatactttgaaataaaattaaaaaaaatacctattcaataatcatatatttcagatttattttagcTTGTGATTGTAACAAATTCGTAATTTCCGTCTTATCCATTTCGACAGCCTCTATAGTCTTTGTAAATAGGCGTCTCAAGTTACTTAATTTTTCCACTCTCCATACTTTTCTCGTCTCTGCTACCATGGTTACCTAAAATCTTGTTATTTTCCCGACGGCAGTGCGTTTCAGTAATATCTGGGAATATGCTGGAGAGTTGAAAtgaatggtgttttcaatataaatgtaaacaataacaatctcgagctctaTACCTGCTCTAGTTCTGGCTAGAAAGTTTGCaactgcttactacagcttattctgcgaggcaatattttcaaacggataattttgttttcaataaaagaagcaaaatagataatttctgagctaaAATTTGCAGTATTCCATAAGATATTAATTCTATTAAGTAATTCtagtgagtttgaagtgaaaatttgttttagttatttataggtatattgttaaaaaaaggttacatggttgctagattttgaataactctcTGTTTTGGCCTccttccatttgtttattactgtttgttcttgttgcaagctgtgcaccatcttacgttagtgttagcacCTTTAGCActgtaaacacaagtattgttagcgttgtaaacacaaataataagtaatcaaatgccacgtttgcaagaatctcaaaacacaatgatcacaTTGTGAGCCAAACGGCTTTAAAATGCActggaaacagtaacccggatgTATAGGCGGTAtggagcttgcagcgttccctagtgcAGAAAACACAATCCACAGCAAGATTTTTTCCGGTAACGGAGTGGGAGAAAGTGTGGAGAAAGGGAAAAATCGCACAACCATGAGATTATTCTATTTACATAGAGTATATATATCTCTTCATCACGTTAGGATTGCATTTCCGATTATGTGATTCTGAATAATCAAAGTGTAGCCAAACCCTTTTAGAAGTTTCTTATTCTAGCTTTGAACTAAACTGCATATTTCgcgaaagattaaaaaaaatattaaataagtattatgaaattttaaaagaacagtGTACCCTTCCAAATTGCTCTTTAcaatttatttgtgatattggatatttcattaattttaattgatagtttgacataaataaaaatacatgttatTCTGGCAATACAAATGGATACTTAGAAAAGTACATTTCTCGTTCCTCAGGCGTATATTTAGTGAGGGATTTCAAAAAAGCCATTGTTAAATTATGCTCTTTTTCAGATTCTTGAATTTTTGCAGCAATGGTGGCTCCTTTCGCATTAGCCTTCACAAGTCTAGCATCACAAAGCTCCTGATAAGTAGCAATGGGTGTCCCATCGGATTTCTCATTGCAccctatttcttttaaatgttccCTGCAAAGGATAAGCTCGTAACTTCCATTGTTGTCTTTACGTGCCACCCGGCCTTGAATTTGTGTCTCTTCCTTACTGTCCAAAGAGAAGAACGTCTGGATGGCATGAATGCCACCAAGATCTTCTACACTACGATCGTTCGATTTGTAATCGATTCCGCGACCCATAGCTCTGGAGGCTAGAGTCACTGTTTGTGCCACACCAGCTTCATTGATTCGCCATTCTATCGTTTCTGGCTCTTCATTTCCAATCAGGGTGTAGAGACGGTTAATATTATTTCGGTATTTATTCTCAAATTCTCTTATTTCACTGTCGGTATCGAAGAAGACGAGACAAGCGCGATTGTCTTGCACAATCTTCGAAATGTGATCAAAGATTTTAGAATGCCAATTGCTAACTGAATCTTGTATAGTCAAATGTTCACTTGGAACGAATTTCAGTTTGCGATCCCCGAAAAAGGATGACATGGCGGATATGGTGtctattccatacttttctatGGCGCGTTTTTCATGGTCATTCAGGTCCATCAAGGTGCCACTCactcctaaaatatttttatacgctAATGGCAAGTCAGCATAAGATATATATCCCCAAATGACGAAAAAATATccgaaattttgaaagtttttatcatCATAGTTGCTTTTCTTTagcctaaaataattaaacacgtTATTATAACTGATATATGTTTTGTTACTGTAGGATCCAAGGCGCTCTCTGTAGCAAATGAATCCTTTATAATCAATCTTGTACTTTTGTACGAACCAGGAGTCAGGATTGTTTTTCTCTTTGGAAACAGTAATTGCTGTTGTGACCATTTTGTCTAAATTCTCTTCGAATAAAGCACTCGTACAAGATatgaagtttttgaaatcttcatatttttcatctttcaaCAGTTCATTGATGAACTCCCTTATTCTctctaaaacaatgtttttgtcATAAATACCGCTTTCAACTATTTCCCACAACTTCGGTTGAATTTCTCGTAAAGCGGGCATACCTATCGTGGAGCAGGGGTTATAAGTTTGGCCGTAAATATTTTCGGAAAAGAAAACATCAGCCTCATCAATCAACAAAACAGAATCGGCAGGGTTCTCAaccttttcaatttctttcgtctccaatttattcaaaattagatCATTGACAACGTCTCTCAAAGATACCTTCACCCCATTAATTTTACGAGTTAATACATCCTCAGCCATGTTATCAAATGTGTAATAATTGATATTATTGTTAGGAATTAAAGGCTCAAATGTTTCGAAAAATGCACTGAAAGCATTTTGATCACGTACGGCTAAATAGCTGCTGTAACAAACTATATTTGCTTTGTGACCTGTCAAAGCAATCAGGGAAGAAAGTAAACCCAAAATAATAGACTTTCCTTGACCAGTCAAAACTTGAGCAAAATGTTTAGGGACACCATTGTGCAAATAATCAGCACCAATCAGTCTGAGAACGCATATAATTTGAATGCAATGAGGTTCAATTCTTTTTTCGATATTTGCTACATCTTTTGATTCCAGGATCGTCCATATACCAGCTAAGTTAGCAAGCAAAACAGGTAAAATTGTCTGCTTGAAGTGAGGAGTCCATCGATCAAAAGGCAAAACATCCACTTTCTTCAACTGCTCCCTTAGATCTTCTACAATGGCAGATATGTCTAGCTTTTGCAGCAGTATTAGTTTTTCTGAATACCTGTTGAAACATTCTTCTAAGACTTTTTGGTTGATGCTCGTTTTGAAACCACTTTCTCGAGCTTTTTGTACTTCTTTCGCACAGAGATCTAAAGCTGTTTCAATTCCAATTTGATTCTGTTTTCTAGCATAAAGATAATAGTTTTCTACATTATCCAGTCTAGTTTTAAAGTCGGAATACGTAAGGCTATTATCTATAACGCTTTTAAATGGCGTTGTGCAGTCCCGCTTAAAGAGCTCAATGTCTGTGTAGTCTGTTTGATCTTCGAAATGAGCAAAAGTATGTCCGATAGCTAAGAATAAATCTCCTGCAGCTTTCAGGCGAGATTCATCAACCCATTCGGCTTTATTTAAAgacgaatttattatttttagaagttcCAAGACTGTTTCAATCAAAAAGTGCTTCGGCACTACCTtgtcattttctttcaaaatatcacGAAATTTTTTCGTATCTGATACTTCATACGTAATTATTTCAGTCTTAGACAAAGgaatacatttctttatttctttgacgcattctttcatttcttccatgtaaatattttttgaaataaaccaAGCGAAATTTATTCCCTTGAAGTGCTTTACAAACTCATTAAACAATCTAAAATACTGAATAATCAGTTGTAGTTCCACTTGTTTGGACAGGGTATTGTCTACTATTTCTAACATTTTCAGTATTATTTCGTCCATTAAGCCTTTGAATATAACACATGGTACTCGTAGAGGCAGTTTTCCGATGATAGATTCTCTAAGCTCCCAGTATTCGATGTATACttccattaaatttgaaaagaggTTAGAAATGACATCACCTTCATCAGAAGCAAGAATACCGTCTATAAAGTCTATTTGTTTGTCCAAAATACTGTGGTCGAGCTCTTGGGATACAGTATTTGTTACTTTAAAGTATGGTAATATCTGGGCGGCAAATTTTACGATATTGTGAGCTGCTATGCGGAAGGATTCATATCGAAGATGTCTTGCGTTTTggacgaattttaaaaatcctgttAGCAATGCCAAAGATAGTTTTCTAAAACGTTCGTTTGATTCACCCTGTAGAATGGGAGCTATTCCGGCATCAACAATATACAACCAAATAAGTCGCTCTTCGGGCATATTAAACAAgtcatttctgtttttaataaccatattttttaaagcagacaAGAACCATGAATCATCAACGTTTTCCAACAAGGCAAATTTgtacttgaattttttcttgtgtgtgTAGTTGCCAGgttcaaaatgtttcattagCTCATAAACCAAAGTGTATTGATTTTCAAGAGAGAGATTAGCAGAGCAGTTTAAAGACCAAGatatgttttttgttattacataatCTCTACCCACTTTTTTAAAGAGCTCTTTAGCAGTTGTTGTCGACTTGCTCGTAATGTCTTCAATTAAATCTCTCAAGCTTTTCACCAAAAAGAAGTAGATAGGATGCGTTAAAGAGCCTGAGTCCATTAGTGATATGCAGTTTTCTGTTGATAGTTTGCAATAAAAGTGACTCCATAAATAATCGATAAACTTCAATGGAATAATTGAAGCTGTTGTTTGACTTCCCTCATTCGTTAAGGTCACCAAATCTGTGAATAATTTGATATCGTCATTAGTGACGCGTAACAGTTTTTCAACGGGAAGTTTGTATATTTCAAGAATTTGACAAATAAGGTAGGAATTCTGAGTagagcatttatttttcaaattctgtttATGAACTTTAAGACTATTTTTGCGTATGTTTTGCACAGTTGTAAATAAGTCAGAAAGTGTGAAATAAGTTGGACACTTGCAAGTTGggaataatttgtttcttttttgcaaGCTCATTTCGAAATGTAAGAGCTGCTCAATTATGCATTTCAATTCACGGGAAATAAACtggtttttcattatttcttgtAGCAGAAGATGCggtctattaatataaaaatgataggTTTTTAACGTAATAGATATCTGTAGGAAATCCTCAGCGAAATCctgaaaatctgatattttttcactcctggcttctaaaatttttttaaacaggtcGTAAGCTTCGTTTCTTTGAACCAAAAGTTCATCTTCTAGGACTTTAACAATTGTAACCCTCCCTATAAGCGTTGCTTTATTGTGCTTAAAAGATTTAGTGAAATCCAATTCTTCACCTGGGGCTATTTCAATTCTAGcgataaaattatcacaatcagctattaataaatttctttttccgaAAATTTCATAAGACACTTCACCTCTGGCATCTAATATGAATTTGGCAGAGTAATAAAGATTTCCATCTTTaccttttttcttaatgtaCTGTCTCTTATCAGAACAAATCAATTTATTAGGATCAGGAGCCGGGCCTTTCTTAGAGAAATTGTGCCACTTCGATTTTACAGTTAATACATGAGGTTCGATTcctttttggtaaaatttttcaattatacccAGCGATGAAGGTTGGCCCGTTGTCGTTGCCCCATCTTCAGGAGCATCGTAATATATTTCTTCAGGGACATTTTCTGGAGAATCCAGCTGTAAATTTTCTCCAGTAGAACTTTTCTCGGATATCTGAATCTTCTGAGTCAGTTGTTCACTTTCATCCAAATCTTGTGATGGGCAATTCGGAAACAATAACTCTTGAGAATCCGGTGGTAAATTTTCTTTAGTAATTAAGAATGTCTGGGAATCGGGATGCggtttttttgttacaattttagaatttttatcgaaatcaGAATTCAGATTTTTCGTTACCTCTTGAGAACTTTTGTTGGAATCGGAATTCGGGCTTTCCATTATCAgtttagaatttgtttttgaatcgGAATTCGTTATTTCCGTTACCGCTTCTGAATTATTTTCGGAATCCAAATTCGGACTTTCTGTCACTTCTTTCGAACTTGTTTTGGAATCGGAATTCGTGCTTACCGTAACCATTTCAGAACCTTCACCGGCATCAAAGTTCGGACTTTTTGTTACTACATTAGAACTTTGATCGGAGTTAGAATTCGGGTCTTTTGTTACCACAATAGAGTCCTTCTCGGATATCTGAATCTTCTGAGTCAGTTGTCCACTTTCATCCGAATCTTGTGATGGACAATTCGAAAAcgataattcttttaattgctCAGTAGAGGCTGGAGGCTTCGAAAGTATTTGGTCTTTTACTTCAACTTCGCAATTATTGGAATCGCTATCGTTTGGGGGCTGGTGGGATTGCAACTCGTTCAGCTGTTCAGTGGAGACGGGAGGCCTAGATGGTATTTTTTCCTCgatttctttaaatgtataGTCATCAGAATCGCTATTGATGATTTCATTGCTCAAAACCTTTgattttttcgattttcgttttttatctTTAGTTGCGCAGTCCTGTTTAATGCGAGTGCTTGGCGAGTGCTTGGGGATGTGCCCATGAGGCACATTTGGGAGAGATTCTTTTGACTTCTTTTGATCAGAATGGAAGAGTTCCCGAGAAGTAGAAGGGAGAGATGGATATACATTATCATTTGGGTAATTTTTCGCACCTAAGAaatcattttctattatttcttgATCCTCATTTGTAGGATAATCCGATTCAACCGGTATCTCTAAGTGGTTGAGCAGACCGATTGTCAATGGAGTGCCGTCAGCCTGGTTTTTAACTTCTggattttgtaatattttattaagtacttTTGTTAACTTTGAAggctttttcttttcattatcttttttgTTGCCAGCTTTCTGAACTTTTTTAGGCATGTTTAATAGCGAAGATAAAACTTGTTCCAAAAGAAAATGTtagttgaacaaaaaaatttcacgatCAGTAGACATTTCCTCCAAGTAGGTCCTCCTcatctgaaataaaagaaatgtttttttaaaaaaaatataaatatacatatttaaaaacatgcatttaacagattataaataaaaattgtcacaAAAGTATTTGAGCATTTCACTATAGCAAATTGCactcagtttttataaaaagttgatatttataattatttttagaaaaatcggGGTAAGGAGAGAATTTCACAACGAGCAGCATTGAAaaggtgagaaaaaaatacagaactaaACTTAAACCTCTGACATcaattaggtttaaatttcacttacagtaaaaattttagagttAGAAAGGAATTAACCAATTATTGCAGTTTGCATGGGTTTTCTAGAAACccattaaaaagctttttcttaaattgaaacaaaacgaGCCAATATTGGAAGTTCATGTTGTTGACTGACAATGTAAGACTTTTAAATATTGCCTAGGTGCTTACAAGTTACAGGAATTCACAATTTATTGCAGTGCGCATGAGTTTTCtagaaacacattaaaaaacatttttcaaacaaaacgaGCCAATTTCGGAACGTTTGTGATGGTGACTGACACTGTAACACTTTTAAATACTGTCTAGGTCTAGAagatgtttacaaaaaaaaaaataattgcgtgAATCACGGTTACTTGATAATATATACTTAACAAATAACTGCACTTTATAAGTATTATTACTTTGTGAAGAATTTTAGAAAGAGCAAATTAGGtacatttctaaaattgaacATACGGAACCACg from Parasteatoda tepidariorum isolate YZ-2023 chromosome 2, CAS_Ptep_4.0, whole genome shotgun sequence includes:
- the LOC107457572 gene encoding uncharacterized protein translates to MPKKVQKAGNKKDNEKKKPSKLTKVLNKILQNPEVKNQADGTPLTIGLLNHLEIPVESDYPTNEDQEIIENDFLGAKNYPNDNVYPSLPSTSRELFHSDQKKSKESLPNVPHGHIPKHSPSTRIKQDCATKDKKRKSKKSKVLSNEIINSDSDDYTFKEIEEKIPSRPPVSTEQLNELQSHQPPNDSDSNNCEVEVKDQILSKPPASTEQLKELSFSNCPSQDSDESGQLTQKIQISEKDSIVVTKDPNSNSDQSSNVVTKSPNFDAGEGSEMVTVSTNSDSKTSSKEVTESPNLDSENNSEAVTEITNSDSKTNSKLIMESPNSDSNKSSQEVTKNLNSDFDKNSKIVTKKPHPDSQTFLITKENLPPDSQELLFPNCPSQDLDESEQLTQKIQISEKSSTGENLQLDSPENVPEEIYYDAPEDGATTTGQPSSLGIIEKFYQKGIEPHVLTVKSKWHNFSKKGPAPDPNKLICSDKRQYIKKKGKDGNLYYSAKFILDARGEVSYEIFGKRNLLIADCDNFIARIEIAPGEELDFTKSFKHNKATLIGRVTIVKVLEDELLVQRNEAYDLFKKILEARSEKISDFQDFAEDFLQISITLKTYHFYINRPHLLLQEIMKNQFISRELKCIIEQLLHFEMSLQKRNKLFPTCKCPTYFTLSDLFTTVQNIRKNSLKVHKQNLKNKCSTQNSYLICQILEIYKLPVEKLLRVTNDDIKLFTDLVTLTNEGSQTTASIIPLKFIDYLWSHFYCKLSTENCISLMDSGSLTHPIYFFLVKSLRDLIEDITSKSTTTAKELFKKVGRDYVITKNISWSLNCSANLSLENQYTLVYELMKHFEPGNYTHKKKFKYKFALLENVDDSWFLSALKNMVIKNRNDLFNMPEERLIWLYIVDAGIAPILQGESNERFRKLSLALLTGFLKFVQNARHLRYESFRIAAHNIVKFAAQILPYFKVTNTVSQELDHSILDKQIDFIDGILASDEGDVISNLFSNLMEVYIEYWELRESIIGKLPLRVPCVIFKGLMDEIILKMLEIVDNTLSKQVELQLIIQYFRLFNEFVKHFKGINFAWFISKNIYMEEMKECVKEIKKCIPLSKTEIITYEVSDTKKFRDILKENDKVVPKHFLIETVLELLKIINSSLNKAEWVDESRLKAAGDLFLAIGHTFAHFEDQTDYTDIELFKRDCTTPFKSVIDNSLTYSDFKTRLDNVENYYLYARKQNQIGIETALDLCAKEVQKARESGFKTSINQKVLEECFNRYSEKLILLQKLDISAIVEDLREQLKKVDVLPFDRWTPHFKQTILPVLLANLAGIWTILESKDVANIEKRIEPHCIQIICVLRLIGADYLHNGVPKHFAQVLTGQGKSIILGLLSSLIALTGHKANIVCYSSYLAVRDQNAFSAFFETFEPLIPNNNINYYTFDNMAEDVLTRKINGVKVSLRDVVNDLILNKLETKEIEKVENPADSVLLIDEADVFFSENIYGQTYNPCSTIGMPALREIQPKLWEIVESGIYDKNIVLERIREFINELLKDEKYEDFKNFISCTSALFEENLDKMVTTAITVSKEKNNPDSWFVQKYKIDYKGFICYRERLGSYSNKTYISYNNVFNYFRLKKSNYDDKNFQNFGYFFVIWGYISYADLPLAYKNILGVSGTLMDLNDHEKRAIEKYGIDTISAMSSFFGDRKLKFVPSEHLTIQDSVSNWHSKIFDHISKIVQDNRACLVFFDTDSEIREFENKYRNNINRLYTLIGNEEPETIEWRINEAGVAQTVTLASRAMGRGIDYKSNDRSVEDLGGIHAIQTFFSLDSKEETQIQGRVARKDNNGSYELILCREHLKEIGCNEKSDGTPIATYQELCDARLVKANAKGATIAAKIQESEKEHNLTMAFLKSLTKYTPEEREMYFSKYPFVLPE